Proteins encoded by one window of Chondromyces crocatus:
- a CDS encoding S8 family serine peptidase, giving the protein MSDERARTARPPWDFGYAPLPPSTGDEEPLPLDAVLALSRAVDPDLLAARLRPLASDLSVEPLVERMPLFWYRARASTTVPLIAVERALLSSEISLRYVASAVRSSFAVAPAFGPGTVAPVLGLLERRGRRWAARRPSRGEDPETPGRWFLRHEEGGLGVDRGRFGGGAGTRLAVIDDDGAGVDRISLDGEVLVLVERASQGTMHGALMVAWAIGSGQRADDFRGVAPDASPRLYFIPKPGTSVLALPLAIARAVLDGADVILCATYLEGCSSPLLDDALDFAWRWGRKGRGTPVVIPTGREASSPAGSLHASFSLGLGEPASDPRVFCIGPSARGGGWFLWRDRRGRSRPFANRGPAVRWLAPGDDMAFPLERRLAGSRARPAERLYHAESSGASALAAGALLLVLAQNPALRVEELDAIMTWTLEPVSTDLPPHVLPLADPDDVLPAGRDGDGHNAKHGYGQIHAGRACLVAGDPVALALQRMGEVAAAVMWSDLRRTAPVIQSLYSRRLARWSVRALIADASLLHDVCVLLRHARLTAGNPERRRAHGAGALLRALALLLRKLSSCRCVPRPGPRVSAELNALLSRAERATRGPVEQMDTIESAVADLAGQIGHR; this is encoded by the coding sequence GTGAGCGACGAGCGCGCGCGTACGGCTCGGCCGCCCTGGGACTTCGGGTATGCGCCGCTGCCTCCGTCGACGGGCGATGAGGAGCCCCTCCCGCTCGATGCGGTGCTGGCACTCTCCCGTGCGGTCGATCCCGACTTGCTCGCCGCGCGACTGCGACCCCTCGCCTCGGACCTCTCCGTGGAGCCGCTCGTGGAGCGCATGCCGCTGTTCTGGTATCGCGCGCGGGCGTCGACGACGGTGCCTCTGATCGCGGTGGAGAGAGCGCTGCTCTCCTCGGAAATCTCCCTGCGCTACGTGGCCTCCGCGGTCCGGTCTTCGTTCGCGGTGGCCCCTGCCTTCGGCCCGGGGACCGTCGCGCCCGTCCTCGGGCTCCTGGAGAGGCGTGGCCGGCGCTGGGCAGCCCGACGTCCCTCCCGTGGAGAGGATCCGGAGACGCCAGGCCGATGGTTCCTTCGCCATGAAGAGGGAGGCCTCGGCGTGGATCGAGGACGCTTCGGAGGGGGGGCTGGCACGCGGCTGGCGGTCATCGACGACGACGGCGCGGGCGTCGACCGGATCTCGCTCGACGGTGAAGTCCTCGTCCTCGTCGAGCGCGCTTCTCAGGGCACGATGCACGGTGCGCTGATGGTGGCGTGGGCCATCGGGAGCGGTCAGCGGGCCGACGATTTCAGGGGCGTCGCTCCCGACGCTTCGCCGCGCCTGTACTTCATCCCGAAGCCAGGGACCTCCGTGCTCGCGCTGCCGCTGGCCATCGCCCGCGCGGTCCTCGATGGGGCAGATGTCATTCTCTGCGCCACCTACCTGGAAGGCTGTTCCAGCCCTCTGCTGGACGACGCGCTCGATTTCGCCTGGCGCTGGGGTCGGAAGGGCAGGGGAACGCCGGTGGTCATCCCCACAGGACGAGAGGCATCGAGCCCGGCTGGATCGCTTCACGCCAGCTTCTCCCTCGGTCTCGGAGAGCCTGCGAGCGATCCGAGGGTGTTTTGCATCGGCCCGAGCGCACGCGGTGGTGGCTGGTTCCTCTGGAGAGATCGACGAGGGCGGAGCCGACCCTTCGCCAACCGGGGCCCCGCTGTTCGCTGGCTCGCGCCTGGCGACGACATGGCGTTCCCGCTCGAGCGTCGCCTCGCCGGCTCGCGCGCACGGCCAGCGGAGCGCCTCTATCACGCCGAGTCGAGCGGAGCGTCGGCCCTGGCCGCGGGCGCCCTTCTCCTCGTGCTTGCCCAGAATCCAGCGCTGAGGGTGGAAGAACTGGACGCGATCATGACCTGGACGCTCGAGCCTGTCTCGACGGACCTCCCTCCGCATGTGCTGCCACTCGCCGATCCGGACGATGTGCTCCCTGCTGGAAGAGATGGGGATGGGCACAATGCGAAGCACGGCTACGGTCAGATCCACGCAGGCAGAGCATGCTTGGTGGCGGGCGATCCGGTCGCCCTCGCCTTGCAGCGCATGGGGGAGGTCGCTGCCGCGGTGATGTGGTCCGATCTCCGTCGCACCGCGCCCGTCATCCAGTCGCTCTACTCACGTCGTCTGGCTCGCTGGTCGGTTCGCGCCCTGATCGCCGACGCAAGCCTGCTCCACGACGTCTGCGTCCTGCTCCGACACGCACGGCTCACCGCGGGCAATCCGGAGCGTCGGCGGGCTCACGGTGCCGGGGCGCTGCTCCGCGCCCTCGCCCTGTTGCTCCGGAAGCTTTCATCGTGCCGGTGTGTGCCGCGGCCGGGGCCGCGTGTCTCGGCCGAGCTGAACGCGCTGCTTTCCCGTGCGGAGCGAGCCACACGAGGCCCGGTCGAGCAGATGGACACCATCGAATCGGCGGTGGCCGATCTGGCCGGCCAGATCGGCCACCGCTGA